The sequence below is a genomic window from Thermus filiformis.
CAGGGGCAGGTCCTCCTCCAGGGCCCTCAGCACCTCCTCCAGCTCCCTCGGGGAGAGGGGGGGTCTTAGGGCCTGGCCCGCCCGCTCCACCGGGACCCAGAGGCTTTCCCCGGTGTAGAGGGTCACCAGGTAGTAAAGCCCCTTTTGGCCCAGGACCTCCCGCTCCTCGAGGCGGGCGATGACTCCCGCCCCGTGCGTCTCGTGCACCACCCGGTCGCCGAGCTGCATACCAGGGGCATTATACTGCCCCGCACCCCCTCGTCCGCCTGGGGATGGGGTGGCCTCATACTCGGCCCACCTCCAGGGCCACCTCCTCCCCCAGGGCCAGCTTCAGGTACTGCCCCAGGTCCAGGGCGTCTATGAGGGCCAGGCGTTCCTTGATCAGGACCCCCTCCTTCATGGGGGTGTGGCCGTAGACTCCGAACCGGTACCCCATCCGCTCCACGTAGTCCGGGGTCAGGAACCACCAGGTCTTGGGCTCGCTGCTGGCGTAAAAGAGCTCGTCGTAGCTTTGGAGCCAGGGGACGGGCCCCACGTGGGCGAAGTGAACCCCCGAAAGGACCAGCTCCCGGGGGAAGCCGGCCATCCAGGCCTTGAGGGCCTGGGGAAGCTCCAGCCCCCCCAGCTCCGGGTGGAACTCCTTGTGGGCGAGGTGGCGGTTGCCCAAAAGCGGCGCCCCCCTCACCACTGCCTCGTCGTGGTTACCCAGGAGGATGGTGACCTGGCCCTGGGCCTCCTCCTGAAACCGCTTCAGCCGGAAGAGCTCCCGGATCTGGGCCCGGGCCGCAGCCTGGAGGTGGTGGGGGTTTTCCGGGTCAAACAGGGTGAAGCCGGTGAGGAGCTGGTAGTCCTCCAGGGTCTTGGGGTGGACCAGGTCCCCCAGGAGGACCACCCGGAGCCTCCCCGAGAGGACCTCCTCCGTGGGCCTCAGGTCCGGCGTGGCCGCCCCTTCCTTCCTCAGGATCCGCCAGAGGGTGGGGAAGAGGGCATGGAGGTCGCCCAGGGCCAGGACCCTCATGCCTTCTTCTTGAGGAGGTCGCGCAGCTCCCCGTAGAGGCGCTTCGTCTCCTCGGGCGTGCTCCCGTAGCCCTTGTAGCGGATGAGGATCTGGGCCACCTCCTTCCCCCGCCCCTCCTCCTTGAGCCGCTCCACCAGCCGGTCTATGAGCCGGTGGGCCTCCGGCTTCTCCTCTTCCTCCGCCGGGGCCGCCTCGAGGCGGGGCGGGGTGAACCGGCCCGTCTGGGGATCGTGGTCCACCCACTGCTTCTCCAGCCGGTAGAGGTGCCGTCCGATCCCGAACTTGACCGCCGCCCGCTTCAGGGCGTCGGAGAAGGCGGCCTTCAGGGAGTCCCCCTCCCCCACGTCCTCCTTGGTGACCCCGTAGACGGTGAGGCGGCACTTCACCTCGCAAAGCCTAGGCCGGTCCGGGCCTTCTTCCCGCAGGTGGAGGACCTCGTACTGGTCGCTCCAGTTCTCCGGTCCCACCACCTGGTCCAGCCGGTCCAGGACGCTTCTGGCGTCTATGTAGGGCACCACCAGGGCCCGGGTCTTGTCCTTGGAAAGGGCCTCAATCCGCCACTGCACCTCGGAGGGCGGAAAGGGCTCGGCGAGCCTGCGCCAGACTTCCTCCATACCCCCA
It includes:
- a CDS encoding metallophosphoesterase, yielding MRVLALGDLHALFPTLWRILRKEGAATPDLRPTEEVLSGRLRVVLLGDLVHPKTLEDYQLLTGFTLFDPENPHHLQAAARAQIRELFRLKRFQEEAQGQVTILLGNHDEAVVRGAPLLGNRHLAHKEFHPELGGLELPQALKAWMAGFPRELVLSGVHFAHVGPVPWLQSYDELFYASSEPKTWWFLTPDYVERMGYRFGVYGHTPMKEGVLIKERLALIDALDLGQYLKLALGEEVALEVGRV
- a CDS encoding Rad52/Rad22 family DNA repair protein, whose translation is MEEVWRRLAEPFPPSEVQWRIEALSKDKTRALVVPYIDARSVLDRLDQVVGPENWSDQYEVLHLREEGPDRPRLCEVKCRLTVYGVTKEDVGEGDSLKAAFSDALKRAAVKFGIGRHLYRLEKQWVDHDPQTGRFTPPRLEAAPAEEEEKPEAHRLIDRLVERLKEEGRGKEVAQILIRYKGYGSTPEETKRLYGELRDLLKKKA